One part of the Arabidopsis thaliana chromosome 4, partial sequence genome encodes these proteins:
- the BGAL14 gene encoding beta-galactosidase 14 (beta-galactosidase 14 (BGAL14); FUNCTIONS IN: sugar binding, cation binding, beta-galactosidase activity, hydrolase activity, hydrolyzing O-glycosyl compounds, catalytic activity; INVOLVED IN: nuclear mRNA splicing, via spliceosome, carbohydrate metabolic process; LOCATED IN: endomembrane system, nucleus; EXPRESSED IN: 12 plant structures; EXPRESSED DURING: 9 growth stages; CONTAINS InterPro DOMAIN/s: Glycoside hydrolase, family 35, conserved site (InterPro:IPR019801), Glycoside hydrolase, family 35 (InterPro:IPR001944), D-galactoside/L-rhamnose binding SUEL lectin (InterPro:IPR000922), Glycoside hydrolase, catalytic core (InterPro:IPR017853), PRP1 splicing factor, N-terminal (InterPro:IPR010491), Galactose-binding domain-like (InterPro:IPR008979), Glycoside hydrolase, subgroup, catalytic core (InterPro:IPR013781); BEST Arabidopsis thaliana protein match is: glycosyl hydrolase family 35 protein (TAIR:AT2G16730.1); Has 3072 Blast hits to 2969 proteins in 587 species: Archae - 15; Bacteria - 892; Metazoa - 685; Fungi - 433; Plants - 695; Viruses - 19; Other Eukaryotes - 333 (source: NCBI BLink).) yields MKSRTRYLIAILLVISLCSKASSHDDEKKKKGVTYDGSERNFIDHKWKKRASFLWFCSLPSKHTSRKHMWPSIIDKARIGGLNTIQTYVFWNVHEPEQGKYDFKGRFDLVKFIKLIHEKGLYVTLRLGPFIQAEWNHGGLPYWLREVPDVYFRTNNEPFKEHTERYVRKILGMMKEEKLFASQGGPIILGQIENEYNAVQLAYKENGEKYIKWAANLVESMNLGIPWVMCKQNDAPGNLINACNGRHCGDTFPGPNRHDKPSLWTENWTTQFRVFGDPPTQRTVEDIAFSVARYFSKNGSHVNYYMYHGGTNFGRTSAHFVTTRYYDDAPLDEFGLEKAPKYGHLKHVHRALRLCKKALFWGQLRAQTLGPDTEVRYYEQPGTKVCAAFLSNNNTRDTNTIKFKGQDYVLPSRSISILPDCKTVVYNTAQIVAQHSWRDFVKSEKTSKGLKFEMFSENIPSLLDGDSLIPGELYYLTKDKTDYACVKIDEDDFPDQKGLKTILRVASLGHALIVYVNGEYAGKAHGRHEMKSFEFAKPVNFKTGDNRISILGVLTGLPDSGSYMEHRFAGPRAISIIGLKSGTRDLTENNEWGHLAGLEGEKKEVYTEEGSKKVKWEKDGKRKPLTWYKTYFETPEGVNAVAIRMKAMGKGLIWVNGIGVGRYWMSFLSPLGEPTQTEYHIPRSFMKGEKKKNMLVILEEEPGVKLESIDFVLVNRDTICSNVGEDYPVSVKSWKREGPKIVSRSKDMRLKAVMRCPPEKQMVEVQFASFGDPTGTCGNFTMGKCSASKSKEVVEKECLGRNYCSIVVARETFGDKGCPEIVKTLAVQVKCEKKEGKQDEKKKKEDKDEEEEDDEDDDEEEEEEDKENKDTKDMENKNQDILDSDSALVSDLGFGPFSTVVVNVPLIGGAAPPQPRFNLMPPSNYVAGLGRGAAGFTTRSDIGPARANGDGNADVNHKFDDFEGHDAGLFANAESDDQDKEADAIWDAIDRRMDSRRKDRREAKLKQEIENYRASNPKVSGQFVDLTRKLHTLSEDEWDSIPEIGNYSHRLY; encoded by the exons ATGAAGTCGAGAACACGATACTTGATAGCGATTCTACTTGTAATTTCGCTCTGTTCCAAGGCAAGCAGCCatgatgatgagaaaaagaagaaaggagtaACATACGACGGTTCTGAGCGGAACTTCATTGATCATAAATGGAAAAAGAGAGCTTCTTTTCTCTGGTTCTGTTCATTACCCTCGAAGCACACCTCACGTAAGCAC ATGTGGCCCAGTATCATTGACAAAGCTAGAATTGGGGGACTTAACACCATCCAAACTTATGTTTTCTGGAATGTCCATGAGCCTGAACAAGGCAAG TATGATTTCAAGGGGAGATTTGACTTGGTGAAATTCATCAAACTAATCCACGAGAAAGGTCTCTATGTCACTCTCAGACTCGGACCCTTTATCCAAGCCGAATGGAACCACGG AGGGTTGCCGTACTGGCTACGCGAGGTCCCAGATGTTTACTTCCGTACAAATAATGAACCTTTTAAGGAACATACAGAGAGATATGTGAGGAAAATACTTGGGATGATGAAGGAAGAGAAGCTGTTCGCTTCACAAGGAGGTCCCATCATCTTGGGACAG ATAGAGAATGAGTACAACGCGGTTCAGCTAGCCTACAAGGAGAATGGAGAGAAGTATATAAAATGGGCAGCAAATTTGGTGGAGTCAATGAATCTGGGAATCCCCTGGGTTATGTGCAAACAAAACGATGCTCCTGGCAATCTGATTAATGCTTGTAATGGAAGGCATTGCGGAGATACTTTCCCAGGACCAAACAGACACGATAAGCCCTCCTTATGGACCGAGAATTGGACTACTCA GTTTCGAGTTTTTGGGGATCCTCCAACACAGAGAACAGTCGAAGATATTGCATTCTCAGTCGCTAGATACTTCTCTAAGAACGGATCCCATGTCAACTACTACATG TACCATGGCGGAACAAACTTCGGACGCACGTCTGCTCATTTCGTTACCACTCGTTACTATGACGATGCGCCACTTGACGAATTTG GTTTGGAGAAAGCTCCAAAATACGGTCACCTAAAACATGTGCACAGAGCACTTAGATTGTGCAAGAAGGCACTTTTTTGGGGTCAACTTCGCGCCCAGACACTTGGTCCCGATACCGAG GTTAGGTACTACGAGCAGCCAGGGACAAAAGTGTGTGCGGCTTTCTTATCGAACAATAACACAAGAGATACTAATACGATTAAATTCAAAGGTCAAGATTACGTTTTACCGTCTCGTTCTATCAGCATCTTACCGGATTGTAAAACAGTCGTTTACAATACTGCACAG ATTGTAGCCCAACACAGTTGGAGAGATTTTGTCAAGTCAGAGAAGACAAGCAAAGGTCTCAAATTTGAGATGTTTAGTGAAAATATTCCTTCCTTACTTGACGGTGATTCTTTGATTCCGGGGGAGCTTTATTACTTAACTAAAGACAAAACAGATTATGCTTG CGTAAAGATTGACGAAGATGACTTTCCAGACCAAAAAGGTCTGAAGACTATACTGAGAGTAGCGAGTCTTGGTCACGCACTGATCGTTTACGTTAACGGAGAGTACGCAG GGAAAGCACATGGACGCCATGAAATGAAGAGTTTCGAGTTTGCAAAACCAGTGAACTTTAAAACCGGAGATAATCGCATTTCAATTTTGGGTGTACTAACCGGATTACCA GACAGTGGATCATACATGGAACACAGGTTTGCTGGTCCACGTGCTATTTCAATCATCGGTTTAAAGTCAGGAACGCGAGATTTGACCGAGAACAATGAATGGGGACACttg GCCGGTTTGGAAGGTGAAAAGAAAGAGGTGTACACAGAGGAAGGATCTAAGAAGGTGAAATGGGAGAAAGATGGTAAACGTAAGCCTCTTACGTGGTACAAG ACCTACTTTGAGACACCAGAGGGAGTGAACGCGGTCGCGATTAGGATGAAAGCAATGGGGAAGGGATTGATTTGGGTTAATGGAATTGGCGTAGGGAGATATTGGATGTCTTTCCTTTCTCCACTGGGAGAGCCAACTCAAACGGA GTACCATATACCGAGATCTTTCATGAAgggggagaagaagaagaacatgctGGTGATTCTCGAGGAAGAACCAGGGGTGAAGTTAGAGTCTATTGATTTCGTGTTGGTGAATAGAGACACAATCTGTAGTAATGTCGGGGAGGATTACCCAGTATCGGTGAAATCGTGGAAGAGAGAAGGGCCAAAGATAGTTTCGAGAAGCAAAGATATGAGGCTAAAGGCAGTGATGAGGTGTCCACCGGAGAAACAAATGGTGGAAGTACAATTTGCAAGCTTCGGAGATCCGACAGGAACTTGTGGTAACTTCACAATGGGGAAGTGCTCTGCATCTAAGTCAAAGGAGGTGGTCGAGAAG GAGTGTTTGGGTAGGAATTATTGTTCCATAGTAGTAGCGAGGGAGACTTTTGGGGACAAAGGGTGTCCGGAGATAGTGAAGACATTGGCAGTGCAAGTCAAGtgtgagaagaaagaaggaaaacaagatgagaagaagaagaaagaagataaagacgaagaggaagaggacgatgaagatgatgatgaagaagaagaagaagaagacaaagagaacaaagatACAAAGGATATGgagaacaaaaatcaagataT TCTTGATTCCGATTCTGCCCTGGTGTCGGATCTAGGTTTTGGCCCTTTCTCTACGGTAGTTGTTAATGTCCCTCTAATCGGTGGAGCGGCTCCGCCTCAGCCCCGCTTCAATTTAATGCCTCCGTCAAACTATGTCGCTGGTTTGGGTCGTGGGGCTGCAGGGTTTACTACCCGCTCCGATATTGGTCCTGCTCGTGCTAATGGCGATGGAAACGCTGACGTGAATCAcaagtttgatgattttgaaggGCATGATGCCGGATTGTTCGCTAATGCCGAGAGTGATGACCAAGACAAAGAGGCTGATGCTATTTGGGACGCAATTGATAGGAGGATGGATTCGAGGAGGAAAGACAGAAGAGAAGCGAAGCTCAAGCAAGAAATCGAGAATTACAGAGCCTCCAACCCTAAAGTTTCTGGGCAGTTTGTGGATTTGACGAGAAAGTTGCATACTTTGTCTGAGGATGAATGGGATAGTATTCCAGAGATTGGGAATTACTCGCATAGATTGTATTAG
- the BGAL14 gene encoding beta-galactosidase 14 (beta-galactosidase 14 (BGAL14); FUNCTIONS IN: cation binding, sugar binding, beta-galactosidase activity, hydrolase activity, hydrolyzing O-glycosyl compounds, catalytic activity; INVOLVED IN: nuclear mRNA splicing, via spliceosome, carbohydrate metabolic process; LOCATED IN: nucleus; EXPRESSED IN: 12 plant structures; EXPRESSED DURING: 9 growth stages; CONTAINS InterPro DOMAIN/s: Glycoside hydrolase, family 35, conserved site (InterPro:IPR019801), Glycoside hydrolase, family 35 (InterPro:IPR001944), D-galactoside/L-rhamnose binding SUEL lectin (InterPro:IPR000922), Glycoside hydrolase, catalytic core (InterPro:IPR017853), PRP1 splicing factor, N-terminal (InterPro:IPR010491), Glycoside hydrolase family 2, carbohydrate-binding (InterPro:IPR006104), Glycoside hydrolase, subgroup, catalytic core (InterPro:IPR013781), Galactose-binding domain-like (InterPro:IPR008979); BEST Arabidopsis thaliana protein match is: glycosyl hydrolase family 35 protein (TAIR:AT2G16730.1); Has 23317 Blast hits to 9736 proteins in 810 species: Archae - 62; Bacteria - 1372; Metazoa - 9840; Fungi - 2130; Plants - 1323; Viruses - 462; Other Eukaryotes - 8128 (source: NCBI BLink).), with translation MWPSIIDKARIGGLNTIQTYVFWNVHEPEQGKYDFKGRFDLVKFIKLIHEKGLYVTLRLGPFIQAEWNHGGLPYWLREVPDVYFRTNNEPFKEHTERYVRKILGMMKEEKLFASQGGPIILGQIENEYNAVQLAYKENGEKYIKWAANLVESMNLGIPWVMCKQNDAPGNLINACNGRHCGDTFPGPNRHDKPSLWTENWTTQFRVFGDPPTQRTVEDIAFSVARYFSKNGSHVNYYMYHGGTNFGRTSAHFVTTRYYDDAPLDEFGLEKAPKYGHLKHVHRALRLCKKALFWGQLRAQTLGPDTEVRYYEQPGTKVCAAFLSNNNTRDTNTIKFKGQDYVLPSRSISILPDCKTVVYNTAQIVAQHSWRDFVKSEKTSKGLKFEMFSENIPSLLDGDSLIPGELYYLTKDKTDYAWYTTSVKIDEDDFPDQKGLKTILRVASLGHALIVYVNGEYAGKAHGRHEMKSFEFAKPVNFKTGDNRISILGVLTGLPDSGSYMEHRFAGPRAISIIGLKSGTRDLTENNEWGHLAGLEGEKKEVYTEEGSKKVKWEKDGKRKPLTWYKTYFETPEGVNAVAIRMKAMGKGLIWVNGIGVGRYWMSFLSPLGEPTQTEYHIPRSFMKGEKKKNMLVILEEEPGVKLESIDFVLVNRDTICSNVGEDYPVSVKSWKREGPKIVSRSKDMRLKAVMRCPPEKQMVEVQFASFGDPTGTCGNFTMGKCSASKSKEVVEKECLGRNYCSIVVARETFGDKGCPEIVKTLAVQVKCEKKEGKQDEKKKKEDKDEEEEDDEDDDEEEEEEDKENKDTKDMENKNQDM, from the exons ATGTGGCCCAGTATCATTGACAAAGCTAGAATTGGGGGACTTAACACCATCCAAACTTATGTTTTCTGGAATGTCCATGAGCCTGAACAAGGCAAG TATGATTTCAAGGGGAGATTTGACTTGGTGAAATTCATCAAACTAATCCACGAGAAAGGTCTCTATGTCACTCTCAGACTCGGACCCTTTATCCAAGCCGAATGGAACCACGG AGGGTTGCCGTACTGGCTACGCGAGGTCCCAGATGTTTACTTCCGTACAAATAATGAACCTTTTAAGGAACATACAGAGAGATATGTGAGGAAAATACTTGGGATGATGAAGGAAGAGAAGCTGTTCGCTTCACAAGGAGGTCCCATCATCTTGGGACAG ATAGAGAATGAGTACAACGCGGTTCAGCTAGCCTACAAGGAGAATGGAGAGAAGTATATAAAATGGGCAGCAAATTTGGTGGAGTCAATGAATCTGGGAATCCCCTGGGTTATGTGCAAACAAAACGATGCTCCTGGCAATCTGATTAATGCTTGTAATGGAAGGCATTGCGGAGATACTTTCCCAGGACCAAACAGACACGATAAGCCCTCCTTATGGACCGAGAATTGGACTACTCA GTTTCGAGTTTTTGGGGATCCTCCAACACAGAGAACAGTCGAAGATATTGCATTCTCAGTCGCTAGATACTTCTCTAAGAACGGATCCCATGTCAACTACTACATG TACCATGGCGGAACAAACTTCGGACGCACGTCTGCTCATTTCGTTACCACTCGTTACTATGACGATGCGCCACTTGACGAATTTG GTTTGGAGAAAGCTCCAAAATACGGTCACCTAAAACATGTGCACAGAGCACTTAGATTGTGCAAGAAGGCACTTTTTTGGGGTCAACTTCGCGCCCAGACACTTGGTCCCGATACCGAG GTTAGGTACTACGAGCAGCCAGGGACAAAAGTGTGTGCGGCTTTCTTATCGAACAATAACACAAGAGATACTAATACGATTAAATTCAAAGGTCAAGATTACGTTTTACCGTCTCGTTCTATCAGCATCTTACCGGATTGTAAAACAGTCGTTTACAATACTGCACAG ATTGTAGCCCAACACAGTTGGAGAGATTTTGTCAAGTCAGAGAAGACAAGCAAAGGTCTCAAATTTGAGATGTTTAGTGAAAATATTCCTTCCTTACTTGACGGTGATTCTTTGATTCCGGGGGAGCTTTATTACTTAACTAAAGACAAAACAGATTATGCTTGGTATACCACAAG CGTAAAGATTGACGAAGATGACTTTCCAGACCAAAAAGGTCTGAAGACTATACTGAGAGTAGCGAGTCTTGGTCACGCACTGATCGTTTACGTTAACGGAGAGTACGCAG GGAAAGCACATGGACGCCATGAAATGAAGAGTTTCGAGTTTGCAAAACCAGTGAACTTTAAAACCGGAGATAATCGCATTTCAATTTTGGGTGTACTAACCGGATTACCA GACAGTGGATCATACATGGAACACAGGTTTGCTGGTCCACGTGCTATTTCAATCATCGGTTTAAAGTCAGGAACGCGAGATTTGACCGAGAACAATGAATGGGGACACttg GCCGGTTTGGAAGGTGAAAAGAAAGAGGTGTACACAGAGGAAGGATCTAAGAAGGTGAAATGGGAGAAAGATGGTAAACGTAAGCCTCTTACGTGGTACAAG ACCTACTTTGAGACACCAGAGGGAGTGAACGCGGTCGCGATTAGGATGAAAGCAATGGGGAAGGGATTGATTTGGGTTAATGGAATTGGCGTAGGGAGATATTGGATGTCTTTCCTTTCTCCACTGGGAGAGCCAACTCAAACGGA GTACCATATACCGAGATCTTTCATGAAgggggagaagaagaagaacatgctGGTGATTCTCGAGGAAGAACCAGGGGTGAAGTTAGAGTCTATTGATTTCGTGTTGGTGAATAGAGACACAATCTGTAGTAATGTCGGGGAGGATTACCCAGTATCGGTGAAATCGTGGAAGAGAGAAGGGCCAAAGATAGTTTCGAGAAGCAAAGATATGAGGCTAAAGGCAGTGATGAGGTGTCCACCGGAGAAACAAATGGTGGAAGTACAATTTGCAAGCTTCGGAGATCCGACAGGAACTTGTGGTAACTTCACAATGGGGAAGTGCTCTGCATCTAAGTCAAAGGAGGTGGTCGAGAAG GAGTGTTTGGGTAGGAATTATTGTTCCATAGTAGTAGCGAGGGAGACTTTTGGGGACAAAGGGTGTCCGGAGATAGTGAAGACATTGGCAGTGCAAGTCAAGtgtgagaagaaagaaggaaaacaagatgagaagaagaagaaagaagataaagacgaagaggaagaggacgatgaagatgatgatgaagaagaagaagaagaagacaaagagaacaaagatACAAAGGATATGgagaacaaaaatcaagataTGTAA